Part of the Alosa alosa isolate M-15738 ecotype Scorff River chromosome 18, AALO_Geno_1.1, whole genome shotgun sequence genome is shown below.
GAGTTGTCCATTACGTtagtctcttctcctctgcttcaGCCCCAGCTGTGCTAGTGCCCCCTAGTGGCCTAGTTGTCGTTTGGCCCCTTCATGTTGGTGTCCAGGACGGCTGACCCAGCCGGGAGGTTGCAGGCAGAAGGGTCACAGTAGCCGTTAGGGCCGGCAGAACCAGGAGGCCCAGGGACACCGGGCTGACCGTGGATACCAGGTGGACCTCTGGCGCCGTCACGCCCGTCCTTGCCATAGCCGGGCTTACCTGGCTCACCTGAAATGAGAAATAAGGCACAGGTGAGATGTGCACAATCTGCCGGTAATCTCTTCCtccctgccccctctctctctctctctctctctctctcaaattcaaattcaaattcaaaggagctttattagcatgactgtttggatacagtgttgccaaagccagtgttacagataacacagtctgtctctctctctctctctctctctctctctctcttacagcaTATTGAGAACACCATACTGAGATTACAAATCAGGAGGTCCTAAAATAAGCCTGTTCGACACTAATCGATACTGACTTCTAATATCATTTAGAAGGCATACATCCTGTTCTAACGATTAAGAGGCTTCAAAATTCAAAAAATAATCATATTATCTCGTCACAGCTGAGAAAATGAAGAGGGCgaagggagagaggcagagctaGGCGCATATAAATTGCCTATTCTGGTTTGGCCACAACTGAGCTCTCCTGTGGGGAGACAGAGAATTGAGTCGGCCCCGGTGCTGTCCCTGGATTCCACCTGCCCCCCACCTCTGCGGCCGCACTGCCACAGTAGGTCCCCACCTGGACATTAACTGGAAATGAAGGCTGCACGGCTTTGTGGCATGGCACAGCGGGAGAGGCTGATTCATGGCGGTATCCCGCCACGGGCGAACGGTGACCACTCGCCCCACGCCGCCTCTGCCCGTAATACGCGTCCGTCCCTTCACATTTGAGCCACGCACAGGGAATATGTGCCGCCACTTACTCGGCTGATTTCTATACCAACCCagctctccaacacacacacacacacacacacacacacacacacacacacacacacatacacaaacacaccgcgGTGCGTTCTCACTTCCACTTATAGCTCTGGTGTCCTTTATCTCTGTGGCACCCCGCCACCCGTCTCCAACATTCTAATTCCCTTCCTGAGGCTACTGACATGACTTTGCTTCGCTCACATGCTCCATGGAGCCCAGCTTAATGGCTCTGTTTTCAATTGAATAGCAGGCACAAAGTGGCCTCCCTGAAGAGCGACTGAATGCATTTGGAAAACTGGCCTGAAACTGCCACTCTCAGTCAAGCCTCGCCTATCTCACTGCCAGTCTgtggcatgtactgtatgtgaacgTCAGGAAAATGTCCGCAAAGTTGTCTCAGAAGTATATCAAAAGGTTAACTGACAAAGCGGACTCACTACGTGATGTTATGTGACCAAGGGGGCTACGACatatctgtctgtccatctttgTCCATCTGATTGGGTTTGTATGACTCCTTACCTGGTAGTCCAGGAGGTCCTGGCATGCCTTTGGGTCCTCGCACTGTGGGTCCTCGGTCACCTCTGTCTCCCAACTCACCTGAACCAGACACAAAATCATTAGAGCCCAGCCATCGCTCCAAAGCCCTACCTCACAGTAAAGGACAGTGTTTTCCACAGGGGAGTAGGAAACACATTATTAGATGAACAGTTACCCTATACCAACCCCAGTTAACTCCGTCCTAAAGGCTTTACATCACATATCATACTACGCTGTAAAAACAGATCCCAAGTTGTTGAAGAGTCAAATTAGTCTTATTATTATAGTCTTATTATTATGTAAACAATGCACAACGTAAATGTATAGAACAATTCTGTTAATGCGGAGAGTCAAACCTTTCGGTCCTTTGCGTCCCATAAGTCCAGGAGGGCCTTTCAAGCCAGGGAGACCTCTTGCTCCTGCCTGCCCAGGGAAGCCACTGTCTCCTGGGGGACCAGGGGGACCTGGGGGTCCTGGACGACCAGGAAGGCCTGCTGCTCCTGACTCTGGCCTTCTAAGACTGGCTGCCAACTGTGCCAACTGCTCTGGAGTTTGGAAAGAGACAATGATAGGCTCAGCATGTGCTGTGGAAACGCTGCAATGATAATGTGCTTTCATACACAAAACATGGAGTTATAGAGTACTCATTGTTTGAAGAGAACATTCAGACTCAGGTTCAATAATCATTACATATAAGGACACATTGGTTTTCGTGGCACTGTTGATTTATGATATTCATAGAAAAGAAACCATATACAAAATGTGGGGATGGGTTTTCTATTGGAATTAAATGGACTATTTGGAATGGGATGCATCCCTCCACTTGATCATCCCTCCACTTGACCAGTCACTTGAATGTCCTCACAATACATCTACTCAACTAACCTCACTAATGTCAACTAGCCATAGCCCTTAAAATTCTTCCTAAAATCttataagatagatagatagatagatagataggcttTATTGTCCTATAGGGATAATCATTTCCACACATTTACCATTACATGTTCCATGGCACAGATAATCCATATAAAAAACATTTAACATGTAACTCATGTAACTATATGTCCCATCCACCCATGTGACATATATCCCATCCACACAGCACAAGCATGACATACTGTATAACAAGTAACATATAATCTTCCCTTTGTAAAGTAAAGTGACTGGAATGTAGCGGACACTTTTATCCAACGTGACATGGCACATTTATGCATTTGTCAACATGCAATCAGGATTCAAACCCATACAAACAACTGTGATGCTTCACCAGGATCCTCTGTGGACTCCCTGtagcacacacaccaatatgaTGTCACTTCTGTAAGATGGAATCAAAACGAAATGATGGGGCACTCAGTGGCTCCTATGATTGTTGTTGGATGGGAATCTGCCTTTGCTTCCATGCTTGTTGACATGTttactaaatgaataaatacgcTTGAAAATGTACTTGAAAATGAAAGTAAATATTGCTTGTGTAGAGTACCAGCATCAGTAAGCCATGAAAAATTCACTCAACTCTGGTAGTGTTGCAGCATTGGTTCCTCCCTTAAAGCAGAAAATCCTGATCATCCATGCATTGTTCATTTATCACTTCTAGTTACACTAAAGTAAATCTATTCATGGTCTAACAAATCCAAATTCAGTTTTTTCCACAGTGCTATGCTCCACTGCTTGTCAGTGAAGTTCACTTCGAGGTCTCTCAGTGGACATTCATATTGTTTTTGCTTTTGGCTGAATTTGGTAGGattcttttccttttctctttcctctcctttttgCACCCAGCCAGAAAGTGCAACTCTGCTGAAGGCCAAATGCATTTTTCAGGAGAGCGTGGTGATGAAAAAGTCATGAATCACACTGAAGTGGCAGCCAGTCGGTAGAGAACCAGATCTGAGACCACAACTTCAACTTCAAATCTTTTTTAAAAGTGTTTTTGAAGATCACGCTGGGAGTCTGATGGCCTGTCTCATCctgcaaataaacaaaaaaaacaagatgcGAGCACCCCCTTtcctcaccccctccccctctcctgatTGGCAACCGGTCGTCTTGTTGTGGGGCACTTCAAATACAGGGGAGACATCAAATACAGGGCAAATCATTAAAGGAAACATCACGCATTGTGTGTAATGGAGATCTGAGCCTTACCCTGCATAACTCTCATGCAGACTTGTCGGATTTGTTGATCACTTGGCTCTTTGCCCTGCAAGTAGAAGGAAGGTTTTTACTTAACGTCTGCACAAATGTATTGCATTGTGAAACTGTATAGTTTACAAAGCAATCATAGATAGCAGATAGTCAAATACTGAATAGTTTACAAATAGATAGCAAGGTAGCACACTAAGAAAGGAAATGTGGTTGCTTTGCTTTCTAAAGGATTACACCATACTCCAACTGACAACTGACAAAGTGATAAGTCTGCTTGCTGTGTCTGTTGCCCAAACAAACTGGCACCTACTGCTGGCCCCTGGGACCCGCGAGGTCCTGGTGATCCCCTGTCTCCCTGCATGCCGCGCGGTCCTGGTGTACCGGCAGGCCCCTGGATGCCAGGCTGCCCGCGGGAACCCTCTGCACCCCTGTTCCCTGGCTCTCCTGGGTTTCCAGTCTGTAATGAGAGATAGCGCAAAATCAATTCGGTCTGAGAGGCCTACACAGCCAAAGACATGACAGGATTAGTGAAGGAAACAAGCTGGGATCATGCAAGCTCAATTTGGACTCCCATCAACCAACCACAAGCAACAGATTTAGGTAAAGGAGAGTGTGAGTTCAGTTCCAAAACTGAAGGTGGCAAAGAGGAAGCAATAGATAGAAGCCACATCGACATTAAAGATCGTGAGAGGAAACGGACTGATGCATGAATACATTTGTCTGAGGGTAAAGAGATAGGAAATGTACAAATGTGTGAAGGTGGATGCCTTGAGATTtaattgacattaattaatGATGCTCTCTTAGGTGAGTATTGATGTATTACAGCGGGGCAAGGTCTGAGAGACGTGACCAGCTTGTAGAGAAGTCAGCAATGAAATGAATAAATTCAGATTTGCAAAACTAACCGCTCCTTTAGGTCCTGGTTCTCCTGTCTCGCCCTGTAATTGAGGCAAAATAAGAGCCAtttagagagaggcagaggtgaGAATACTCCTGCAGAAAACGACTGCCTGGAATGGATCAATCTGGCTATGTCCAATCTACATCTCTAGTGCATCTGATGCCATATAAATGAGCCAAAGCTCCTTACGAGGTCTCCTTTGTCTCCTGGGGTTCCCTCcgctccttgttgtccctggaAGTGAGATTTGGAAAAGTGTTGGGCACAAGAAAAGTAGCAGATTCTCGAGTCAGACCATGGACTATGGTCTTGTTACATGTGGTGTAGCATCTATGCCAACAAGACTGCAATAATGAATGAACCATCATCTATTATGTTGGAGAGAAACAGACTCAGGCCATACCTGCTCTCCCTTCGGGCCAGGCTCGCCACCCTCGCCCTGTAAGATTCAACAGCACACTCAAAGGTTAATACAATACAATTTACAATACAAACAATAAATGGAAATAAATGTGTTTGATTAGCCAGTGTCATTGTAAAGTTTAAAAAGGCAATGTTAAAATTCGATGTAACTGATATTGTTACTGAATAAGATATTGAGACAGTGAGAAACTGGAAGGTCCAGAGAGATGTACTGGGGAAGCTATTTTAACATGAGAGGCATGGTACAAATCTACAACAAGAGCGGTGAAGAATCAAGGTATTCTCTTACTCTGTCCCCTTTCACTCCAGGAAGACCAGGAGGTCCAGGAAGTCCTGGCAAGCCGAGATCACCTTTGGGCCCCTAAAGTTCAATGAAAGGAAATTGATAAATCCAATATGCAATGAACAGGAACAAATTCAACctaatggtttttttttttatctttgtttCCTTGATTTTGTTTTAGGTGagttgtgggagtgtgtgtgtgtgtgtgtgtgtgtgtgtgtgtgtgttgtgggagtgtgtgtgttgtgggagtgtgtgtgtgtgtctcatctcCCCACTGTGGTGTGTACCTTTGATCTGTGCTCGGCTGTGTGTGGAATGCTGGGGAAACAGAGGGCTCTTTGAGAGGGGCTACCTCACAGAGAAACTCTCCCCTTACTGTGAAAATAGCTCTTCCATGGGATCTCATTCGGCCCTATTCTCTGGGGAATTCCTGCTTAGCCTGCCTGGGCCTCTACCTCCAACAGAGTATTCCTGTGCTTGTTCTCTGTGCTCCACCCGTGattactctctgtctctcgttaTTCTTTTATCATTCcccttgttttattttattctcattttgtttgtttttttgcttttttgttgttttttttgtcgcGTGATGGCTCCTATCTTTTGAACTGTGGGGAGAAGGCTTAGCTTTCATGTACAAATGAATTATGGCCCTCTGATAGAAGTCACCTATCATTTGAGGCACGCATTGTCTGTTGGCTTGAGCTTCCTGGTGATAAGAGAAGACGTGGGAGCTTTTCCAAATCAACTAGTTTAACTCACTGTGACTACGTTTCCTCTGCAGCTAAAGCTCATTCTTTTATTGTTGCTCTCAGAGAGTCCTGAGTCACAATGACATCATGCTATGGTGTAATCCTTAACTGGATATCATGTATAGACAGGTAAAACATGGAGGTAAGACCCCACAAACTTCTTTTTACACTGTAAACAAAAATTGACCGTAGGGCATTAATTATTCCTGACACTTAAgcatgtgttgatgtgttgatATATGGTTTTCGTGAGCTTCGTTTTCAAGGTGTTTGTGTAATTTGTCAGCATCtgtcagcagcacacacacacacatacagaagctAGCTGTCACTTACTCTGGCACCTAGTTTTCCAGCTGGCCCATCAGGTCCCTGCTCTCCTCGATCAccctgtgtgacacacacacacacacacacacacacacacacacggtgagaAAGCGACGACCAGAATAGAAATAGCATAATTTCCATTAGGACAGCTGTTCCTCAAACAGGTGCCAGCGCGGCccagaaatgtaattaaatgatAACGTTTCATGGCAGGAAATGAAAGTAAAACATACAGGCTCTCCAATGGGTCCGATCGGGCCGAGCTCTCCTTGTTCTCCTCGCTCGCCCTGGAAGAAGGTAAAAGAGACAATGGCAGTGTAATGGTGTGCAAACACCGTAAGTGTGCCGTTATTGGTGACGAATGACCAGCTAAGGGCTTATCTACTCACTTGTTTACCGGCAGAGCCCATTGTCCCGAGGAGACCAGGGTCTCCAGAGCTGCCCTGCGGAATAAAAGCAATTGTCTgggtttcttttctctctcttcaatcACAAGAGTATTTATATGGAAATACCTGCAGAAAGTGCTTTCTTAAAAGGTCAGATTGAGTTTGTTCCCAGAGGTTTTAATTCATAacatttgtgtctttgtgtctatgTTGTAATGAATGCTAATAGAGAATTCATGAAAACCACCCTAAAAATATCAGTCAAAGAAGAATAAGTTTTAAACTAAGTTTTCTACACCATCAACTGTTTTATGAAACAGCATAAACTATGACATAGTGCAGCCACCCCCGTACCAAGGCAGGATGCAGCCCATTAGACTTTGATTTGAGTCTGTAAACATCTtacagtgcaacactcaccttcTCTCCACCCATGCCCTTGGGTCCAGGTATGCCAGGTAAACCCTACAGAAGGGGAAACAACAAACAGCTTGCGTTCAACTGTTTCCCTCCTACTCCCGCACACAACAACATTGTTTAGCAGCATCCCACCACTTCAGCGAGATCAAAGCAGACCTCTTTGACGACGCCTCGAAAAAAGCCTTTGAAGGCATGCAGCCATTGCACCTAGGTGCAGGCTAAAAGTTCACCATTTCACTATCCCACACAAACaggaaaggaggaaaaaaaagtcaaaagctGTTTGGAGCATGTCGgtatatatttcattttaaaCGCAAGGTATTTGCTCATTTTGTTTGCTAGAAATGTTATGTTGTTCATTTGCAACATCATCCTGTGCCAGCAAAGTGGGTACCTGTCAAGAGGGGCTTAGCACATGTTCTAGTCTCCAGCAAACATCACTCAGAAACCACCACTTGCGTACCACTCGAGAACTCAAATGCATCATGTTTTCCTCAGAAGTCTACTGTTTATTGCATTTTCCTGCTTTGATGAGGGTTTGCTGAATAAAATGTGTGTTGTGGAGGGGGACAATTCAGAGAAGCTGTTGGATGTCATTCAAGGACACAGCCTATAAGGTAACTCCAGTGTGACAGGGGAGAAATATGTTTCCTACATTCCCTTGAGGCTATTGTTTTGGGCTGTGCCTTCATGAATTgtatataaacaaaaacagtctGCCCCCATAGCAATCGACTACTCGCTTTTCATGTCTGAATGCACTGCAGAATCACATTGATTCATAGTGGCACTATAAAGTAACATTCATATGCAGATATGATGCTGTTTTTGGAAGACAGGGTCCTTAGTGCTGCTGGGATGTGTATAATCCTACAATCATAATTCTGCTGAGTAATATAATATGCATAACACACAACTGAGCAGGAATCAAACACTCAACCTATATCTCATGCACAACATTGCTGAGGAAGAACACCTGTCATACTTACAGGAAGTCCCTGGAGCCCGACCTCGCCAGGAGAACCAGGTTTACCTGAGCTGCCCTGCACAATGAAACAGATGGAGTGAGACGTCTGAGGTTCACAGCCCGGCTTCACACATAGAGAATAACTGCATGTGGTGCATTAATGAGATTCCTACCTTTGAACCTGGCATACCAGGAATGCCCTCACGGCCATCCACGCCAGGCAGGCCCTAGAAGAAAAGATTACCAGCATTACAGGAGAAAAACAGAACTATTGCGGTGACAACAAGACTCTGGTGAGATATTAGCAAACTATCACATTAAGAGAACATTACACTTACTGAATCACCCTTTGGTCCTGGAAGGCCAGTGATGCCCCTTGAACCTTGACCACCCTGGAGTGCAATGAGAGCAGAAAATTAAGCCACCAAAAATCAGCCTGCGTGTAAAGAACAGTCAACTACAGTAAGAGCTGAAGGAGCTGGTGCTTAATGATGAGGTCTTACTTGCTCTCCCTTGGGACCCCTCTCACCCATCACTCCTCTCTGGCCCATGTCACCctaaaatgaaaacaatggttgttatatagaccctttcatcaataaaaacaaaaacaatgcttgaacttTCTATTTGGGCCcgaatctacttcctctgcattaagataacatatggaatgttaaaaaggaagtcttgtggggccaactatgatgctgataatggaactctcctgaaagggtccatacagaCTATACCGTATATACCATACACTGTATATACATTATCATAAATATAACATATATTTTtgtatacataaatacacataacATTTAACCAAAACAATTATTTTATACTCTTTTCTCCTCAATTATTTTATGACTATATGATTTAAGTTCCTGCAAATGTTTTTGCAAATATTTTGCTGCTAACTTTTCTTCACAATATGTTCAACCAAAGCAAAGCATTGATAAAGCCAAGCCCTGTCACTAGCATTCTAAAAAATAATGTCACTGTTTCTGGCTGACACCAACGGCTCACTTCCAAAACATGGATTAAACTGTACAACAGCCCTAGGCCTTTGACTTCCCCATCCGGGAAACAGCCTTCTGAGGATTATTTTGTGCCTGAGAGTCACTTTCTTCTGTCTGTCACAGATGAGTACAGTGTGGTGGCTGGTGCAGGGACTTAGTCATGGAGCCGTAAGGTTAATCTGGCGCGTGGAACTTACAGTGGCCCCCTGGACGCCCTGCAAACCTGGGTCTCCGTCATGGCCTCGAGCTCCCTGCAAGAAGGagaataataatagtaaaaaataaatgaataaataaataaataaaaacattataaTGGTGTCCCCGTCCACTGGCattaacaataaataaataaacataataaaACGAAAGGCACAGCGCCCGAGAGCAGCCGCGGGATGCTGTTTGTCATGCTTATGCGGTGCTCCTCGGAGCCTTTGGGGTGGAAGGTACGCCACTCCTTACCATTTCTCCTTTGGGTCCCATCATTCCCGTTGACCCCCGGATCCCCTGTGGCCCCTGCAATGAGACCGAGACAGCTCAAGCTGTTAAAGGCCATCGCTGGCAGTTCCTGTTCACTACCCTCTCAGTCTGAGGGGAGCCTTCAGGACAAGATGGAGTGTATCTGGCATTGCTCTGCAATCTGACAACTATTGTTAATCTGAATCCCCGCAAGCGAGATGAGTATGAATAACTTTGTAACATTGGTTTCATGTACTTCTACAAACTACCACTGCCTCTTCCGTGACAAATTCTTTCTCTATTTGTCTATGGCAGATCTTGATTTAAAGCCATTTCCAATTCTGATATGGACTCTAATCGCAGCCAAATCAATCCAGGTTGAAACAAAGCACGATGCCTCACCATAGGCCCTTGGGCTCCGACTTCACCAGATGCTCCCTggtctccctcttctccctgtGGGAATAACAATCACACATTAGCCATCCATTATCAGTGGGTGCCATCTTGACCAGTGAAGTGAGAACATTCAGAAGTTCCCTCTTTATCTCGTTAGTGATGGGTAATGCATTCAGGGTCCACGAGCCACTTGAACAAGAGCTGGTTGTTATGGCAATAATAAACAGGCACTGATTCCCATCGCTGATTAAGTTATTCATGTGAAGTAGAAGATACCATTGTGTACTTAGAGGAGTTCAGCTTAGCACTGAAAGCAATCTCATCATTCATATCAGTCTGTATTATCGAAAGTAGCCAGTGTAGATATGGCCTGGCCATGGGCACTATGTGATGATGCACTTCTCCAATTAGCTTTTTCATTGCTTAGATACTAATAGATAACCCGATGGGTATCACGCATAGTCTATCATTTTATTCATTGAATTGACTGTAATTGCAAATAGTGATTTAAAACAAGCATGAACTGATTTGATCTGCATGAAGCATGAACTGATCTGATTTTTCCATTAAAGGAAGTGGGAAGGAAAATGGTTGAATGTATTCAGTGAGTATGTACTGCCACTGACATTACAGCATGCAGTGCATTTGCACATTAGCCATGCCACTTACATAGTTAACAATCACATGAATCATGCCTATATATCAGTGGCTCTCAAAGAGTGGGGAGTAGAGACATGACCTGGTGCGCGATGAACAATTTGTCTTTTTTAATCTTGATTaatgcctttgttttttttacactgaatatcaaacattcaaaacaaaatagccacacaaacacaggcgaTATAAACAGGTCACATATAAATTAGATTAGATCCAAGGGACCGAGATGGGAAATGTAACATGGAACCACAAAGCAAAACTAATATTTTAATGTTACTGTTTTGCTGGGGTGA
Proteins encoded:
- the LOC125311297 gene encoding collagen alpha-1(IX) chain-like, with the protein product MACAMDCWVLLLGIILICSAQRNGGPAGPAGPAGVPGIDGIAGDRGDDGEDGPPGPNGDGGKPGSAGLPGLPGADGLTGPVGDAGPDGPAGQKGEPGKPGPRGLSGIGPDGPPGPPGPGGLPGELGKIGAPGSMGVRGPSGPRGPTGPRGAAGALGGTMELCANACPPGAPGHPGLPGMKGHKGVKGEAGEPGKQGHKGEEGDQGASGEVGAQGPMGPQGIRGSTGMMGPKGEMGARGHDGDPGLQGVQGATGDMGQRGVMGERGPKGEQGGQGSRGITGLPGPKGDSGLPGVDGREGIPGMPGSKGSSGKPGSPGEVGLQGLPGLPGIPGPKGMGGEKGSSGDPGLLGTMGSAGKQGERGEQGELGPIGPIGEPGDRGEQGPDGPAGKLGARGPKGDLGLPGLPGPPGLPGVKGDRGEGGEPGPKGEQGQQGAEGTPGDKGDLGETGEPGPKGATGNPGEPGNRGAEGSRGQPGIQGPAGTPGPRGMQGDRGSPGPRGSQGPAGKEPSDQQIRQVCMRVMQEQLAQLAASLRRPESGAAGLPGRPGPPGPPGPPGDSGFPGQAGARGLPGLKGPPGLMGRKGPKGELGDRGDRGPTVRGPKGMPGPPGLPGEPGKPGYGKDGRDGARGPPGIHGQPGVPGPPGSAGPNGYCDPSACNLPAGSAVLDTNMKGPNDN